From Acidovorax sp. FHTAMBA, one genomic window encodes:
- the rpsE gene encoding 30S ribosomal protein S5 — translation MAKFQPKVQNEGQDDGLREKMIAVNRVTKVVKGGRILGFAALTVVGDGDGRVGMGKGKSKEVPAAVQKAMEEARRNMVKVSLKNGTIHHNVTGHHGAAVVMMAPAPKGTGIIAGGPMRAVFEVLGVTDIVAKSHGSSNPYNMVRATFDALVNSTTPSNVAAKRGKTVEDIFA, via the coding sequence ATGGCTAAATTTCAACCCAAAGTGCAGAACGAAGGTCAAGACGACGGCCTGCGCGAAAAAATGATCGCGGTCAACCGCGTGACCAAAGTCGTGAAGGGTGGCCGTATTCTCGGTTTTGCCGCACTGACGGTGGTTGGTGACGGTGACGGCCGCGTAGGCATGGGCAAGGGCAAGTCGAAAGAAGTGCCAGCTGCCGTGCAAAAGGCTATGGAAGAAGCCCGTCGCAACATGGTGAAGGTTTCGTTGAAGAACGGCACCATCCACCACAACGTGACGGGTCACCACGGTGCAGCTGTCGTGATGATGGCGCCGGCTCCAAAGGGTACCGGCATCATTGCTGGCGGCCCCATGCGCGCAGTTTTTGAAGTGTTGGGTGTGACGGACATCGTGGCCAAGAGCCATGGCTCGTCCAACCCCTACAACATGGTGCGTGCCACGTTTGACGCGCTTGTCAATTCGACCACACCGTCGAATGTGGCAGCCAAGCGCGGCAAGACAGTCGAAGACATCTTCGCCTGA
- the rplR gene encoding 50S ribosomal protein L18, with protein sequence MLTKKEQRLRRSRQTRIRIAQQGVARLTVNRTNLHIYASVISGDGSKVLASASTAEADVRKTLGGSGKGGNAAAAQIIGKRIAEKAKAAGVEKVAFDRAGFAYHGRVKALADAAREAGLQF encoded by the coding sequence ATGTTGACCAAGAAAGAGCAGCGTCTTCGTCGTTCGCGTCAGACCCGCATCCGCATTGCACAGCAAGGCGTGGCCCGTCTCACCGTGAATCGTACGAACCTCCATATCTACGCCAGTGTGATTTCCGGCGACGGCAGCAAGGTGCTGGCAAGCGCATCGACAGCAGAAGCCGACGTGCGCAAGACGCTTGGCGGTTCGGGCAAGGGTGGCAATGCCGCAGCAGCCCAGATCATCGGCAAGCGGATCGCTGAAAAGGCCAAGGCAGCTGGTGTCGAGAAGGTTGCATTCGATCGCGCAGGCTTCGCCTACCACGGTCGCGTCAAGGCCCTGGCCGACGCAGCCCGTGAAGCTGGCCTGCAGTTCTAA
- the rplF gene encoding 50S ribosomal protein L6 translates to MSRVGKMPVTIPAGVDVSVKSDQISVKGSGGTLSLSQNALVKVSSNDGKLSFEPANDSREANAMSGTIRQLVNNMVVGVSKGFEKKLSLVGVGYKAAAAGSKLNLAVGYSHPVNIDMPAGITVATPTPTEVVIKGADRQRVGQIAAEIRAVRPPEPYKGKGIRYSDEKITIKETKKK, encoded by the coding sequence ATGTCCCGAGTAGGAAAAATGCCCGTGACCATCCCCGCAGGTGTGGATGTGTCCGTGAAAAGTGACCAGATCTCTGTCAAGGGCTCTGGTGGCACGCTGTCGCTGTCGCAGAACGCGCTGGTGAAGGTGTCCAGCAACGACGGCAAGCTCAGCTTTGAGCCTGCCAATGATTCCCGCGAAGCCAATGCCATGAGCGGCACGATTCGCCAGTTGGTCAACAACATGGTGGTCGGCGTCAGCAAGGGCTTTGAAAAGAAGCTGAGCCTGGTCGGCGTGGGTTACAAGGCTGCTGCAGCCGGTTCCAAGCTGAACCTGGCTGTCGGTTACTCGCACCCGGTCAACATCGATATGCCCGCTGGCATCACGGTGGCTACCCCTACCCCCACAGAAGTGGTGATCAAGGGTGCCGATCGTCAACGTGTCGGTCAGATCGCTGCTGAGATCCGTGCTGTTCGTCCTCCCGAGCCTTACAAGGGCAAGGGCATCCGTTATTCGGACGAAAAGATCACGATCAAAGAGACCAAGAAGAAATAA
- the rpsH gene encoding 30S ribosomal protein S8, protein MSMSDPIADLLTRIRNAQMVAKATVLVPSSKVKIAIAQVLKDEGYIDGFQVKTEAGKSELEIALKYYAGRPVIERIERVSRPGLRVYKGRDSIPQVMNGLGVAIVTTPKGVMTDRKARATGVGGEVLCYVA, encoded by the coding sequence ATGAGCATGAGTGATCCCATCGCTGACTTGCTGACCCGCATCCGTAACGCACAGATGGTCGCCAAGGCCACGGTTCTGGTGCCTTCTTCCAAAGTGAAGATCGCCATCGCCCAGGTGCTGAAGGACGAAGGTTACATCGACGGCTTCCAGGTGAAAACCGAAGCCGGCAAGTCGGAACTCGAAATTGCCCTGAAGTACTACGCAGGTCGTCCCGTGATTGAGCGCATCGAGCGTGTCAGCCGCCCCGGACTGCGTGTTTACAAAGGCCGTGATTCCATTCCACAAGTCATGAACGGTCTGGGTGTGGCAATTGTCACGACGCCCAAGGGCGTGATGACTGATCGCAAGGCGCGCGCTACCGGTGTCGGTGGCGAAGTGCTCTGCTACGTGGCCTAA
- the rpsN gene encoding 30S ribosomal protein S14: MAKVALIQRELKREKLAAKYATKYAELKAIAGDAKRSDEERDAARLGLQKLPRNANPTRQRNRCEITGRPRGTFRQFGLARAKIRELAFAGDIPGVTKASW; encoded by the coding sequence ATGGCTAAAGTAGCTTTGATCCAGCGCGAACTGAAGCGCGAAAAACTGGCAGCCAAGTACGCAACCAAGTATGCGGAACTGAAGGCAATCGCTGGCGATGCCAAGCGTAGCGACGAAGAGCGTGACGCAGCCCGTCTGGGTCTGCAAAAGCTCCCCCGCAACGCCAACCCTACGCGTCAGCGCAACCGTTGCGAAATCACCGGTCGTCCTCGCGGCACCTTCCGTCAATTCGGTCTGGCTCGCGCCAAGATCCGCGAACTGGCTTTTGCAGGCGACATCCCCGGTGTCACCAAGGCCAGCTGGTAA
- the rplE gene encoding 50S ribosomal protein L5, producing MARLQEIYRDKIAPELTKQFGYTSPMQVPRLTKITLNMGVSEAVSDKKVMDNAVADLTKIAGQKPVVTKAKKAIAGFKIREGQAIGCMVTLRGVQMYEFLDRFVTVALPRVRDFRGISGRAFDGRGNYNIGVKEQIIFPEIEYDKVDALRGLNISITTTAKSDEEAKALLAGFRFPFKN from the coding sequence ATGGCACGACTCCAAGAAATCTACCGCGACAAGATCGCACCCGAACTGACCAAGCAGTTCGGCTATACCTCGCCGATGCAGGTTCCCCGTCTGACCAAGATCACGCTGAACATGGGCGTGAGCGAGGCAGTCTCGGACAAGAAGGTGATGGACAACGCTGTGGCTGACCTGACCAAGATTGCTGGTCAAAAGCCTGTGGTGACCAAGGCCAAGAAAGCCATCGCTGGTTTCAAGATCCGCGAAGGCCAGGCCATTGGTTGCATGGTCACGTTGCGTGGCGTGCAGATGTATGAGTTCCTGGATCGTTTCGTGACCGTGGCTCTGCCCCGCGTCCGTGACTTCCGTGGTATCTCTGGTCGCGCCTTTGACGGCCGTGGCAACTACAACATCGGCGTTAAAGAGCAGATCATCTTCCCTGAAATTGAGTACGACAAGGTCGACGCCCTGCGCGGTCTCAATATCAGCATCACCACGACGGCCAAGTCGGACGAAGAAGCCAAGGCTCTCCTCGCTGGTTTCCGTTTCCCGTTCAAGAACTGA
- the rplX gene encoding 50S ribosomal protein L24: MNKIRKGDEVIVLTGRDKGKRGTVSLRKDDSHLVIDGINLVKKHAKPNPMKGTTGGIIEKAMPIHQSNVAIFNAATGKADRVGIKVQADGTRVRVFKSSGAEIKAA; this comes from the coding sequence ATGAACAAGATTCGCAAGGGCGACGAAGTCATCGTGCTGACCGGCCGTGACAAGGGTAAGCGCGGCACGGTGTCGCTGCGCAAGGATGACTCCCACCTCGTCATCGACGGTATCAACCTCGTCAAGAAGCACGCCAAGCCAAACCCCATGAAGGGTACGACCGGCGGCATTATTGAAAAGGCCATGCCGATTCATCAGTCCAACGTGGCCATCTTCAATGCCGCTACCGGCAAGGCTGATCGCGTGGGCATCAAGGTGCAGGCTGACGGCACACGCGTTCGCGTGTTCAAGTCCAGCGGCGCTGAAATCAAGGCGGCCTAA
- the rplN gene encoding 50S ribosomal protein L14, which translates to MIQTESRLEVADNTGAKSVLCIKVLGGSKRRYASVGDIIKVSIKEAAPRGRVKKGEVYSAVVVRTAKGIRRGDGSLVKFDGNAAVLLNAKLEPIGTRIFGPVTRELRTEKFMKIVSLAPEVL; encoded by the coding sequence ATGATCCAGACAGAATCTCGGTTAGAGGTTGCCGACAATACCGGCGCCAAGTCCGTCCTTTGCATCAAGGTGCTGGGTGGCTCGAAGCGTCGCTATGCAAGCGTTGGCGACATCATCAAGGTGAGCATCAAAGAAGCCGCTCCACGTGGCCGCGTCAAAAAAGGCGAGGTTTACAGCGCAGTGGTGGTTCGCACGGCGAAGGGTATTCGCCGCGGCGACGGTTCGCTCGTCAAATTCGATGGCAACGCCGCAGTGTTGCTGAATGCAAAGTTGGAGCCCATCGGCACCCGCATCTTTGGACCCGTGACGCGCGAACTGCGTACCGAAAAGTTCATGAAGATCGTGTCCCTGGCTCCTGAAGTTCTCTAA